The DNA window GTGCGGTCATGGGAAACCTCCGGGAGCTGGGCGGGTACCGGGCTCAACTCCGGCCGTGGGAAGGCCGTTACGCCGTACTTCGGACAACACTTCGGATAACACTTCGGACAACACTTCGGACAGCGCGGCCGGACCTGCCGGATCCTGCCCGGCGGCGCGCAAACCCGCTGGAGGCGGGGTGCGGGCGCCGCTACGGTCGGGCACCATGCGCATTCTGGTACTTGGCGGCACCTCGTTTGTGGGCCGGGCGATCGTGGACGACGCTCTGCGGACCGGCGCCGAGGTGACCCTGTTCGGTCGGGGCAGGACCGGCACCGACCTCTTCCCGGGCGTGCCCAGGCGTATCGGCGACCGGGACACCGGTGACTACGCGGCGCTGCGCGACGGCAGTTGGGACGCGGTGGTCGATGTCAGCGGATATGTGCCGCGCCATGTCGGGCAGGCCATGGAGGTGCTCGGCGACCGGGTCGGCCGGTATCTCTTCCTCTCCAGCCAGGCGGTGTACGAGCGGACCGGAGTGGGGCCGGGCTCGGACGAGGACACACCGCCCCGGCCGCCGGTGCGCGACACCGAGGAACTGAACGAGGACACCTACGGCCCGCTCAAGGCGGCCTGCGAGGACGATGTGCTGGCCCGCTACGGCTCACGGGCGACGATTGTGCGGCCGGGGAAGGTCGCCGGGCCGTACGACGTGCAGTCCGGGCTCACCTACTGGGTGCGGCGGGCCGCCCGCGGCGGCCGGGTGGCTCTGCCGGGCAGCCCCGAGCAGCCGGTGCAGGTGGTCGACTCGCGCGACCTGGCCCGGCTGGTGGTGCGGCTGCTGGCGGACGACCGGCCCGGCGCGTTCCACGCCGTCGGCCCGGCCGAGCCGACCACCATGGCCGAGCTGATCACCACCTGCGCCCGGGTGGCGGGCAGCCGGGTCGAGGTCGTCCCGGTGCCGCCCGAAGCGGTGCCGCCGTTCTTCCCGCTGACGCGCCCCCGGTCCAGGTGGTCGACGCAGCAGCGCAGCCCGGCGCGTGCCCGAGCCGCCGGTATGCCCGCGACCCCGCTGGCGGTGACCGCCGCCGATGTGCTGGCCTGGGACCGCGAGCGCGGCGAACCGCCGCTGGAGTACGGGTTGTCCCCGGCCGAGGAGGCACAACTGCTCGCCGGAGCCTGACAGGTGGATCCAGGCCACCTGGTGGTCGGCGCAGGTGACAGCACCCATGCGGCGATGGCCGAACGAGCGAGCCAAAGCATCTCTCTTGACAGGGTGTGACCGCACGGCATCATTGGGTGCGGCCCCGCGATGGTCGGTCCTCCGGTTCGGAGTGACCCCCCCGCCTCCGGGTCCGGTACCGAGCGGACACGCCGGATCGTGCGTGGACGTCCCCCGCCCTCGGCCCTCGGCCGGGGGCGCACCGGCGCGAATCGTTCGCCGGCCCTCCCCACGCGAGGTTCCCGCGCTGCATGGAGCCGCTGTACGGAGCCCCGGCACGGCCGCGCCGGGGCGCTGACCGCTGCCCGGCAGGCGCCGCACCGCCTTGCCACCATCCTGTCCACGGAGGACGTCGTGATCACCCCGCGCACCACGCCACGGTCGCTGCTCACAGCGCTGCTCGCTGCCCTGGCCCTTGTGACGGCCGTCTGCACCACCGCTTCGACTTCGGCGAGCGCTGCGGTCTCGGCGTCGTACACCGGGAACGCCACCTACTTCGACGCCCTGGGCTCGCCGTACGGCGGCTGCGGCGTCCCGCAGGCGAACCTGGACTCGCAGAACTTCGTGGCCCTGAACGTCTTCAACACCCCCGGTTCCAGCTCGTACAACACCCGGCCGGTCCCGGCGCAGGACGCCGCCAAGATGGGCGCCTTCGCCAACGGCCTGAACTGCGGGCGCTGGGTGCAGGTGACCATCGGCGACTACTGCACCGGCATCAACGACGGGGACATCAACCAGCCGTTCTGCCGCAACGGCTCCTGGACCCAGGACAAGTACAACGGCGCCACCCTGAACATGCTGGTCGCCGACAGCTGCGCGGACCCCAACGGCTGGTGCCGCAACGACCCCAACCACCTGGACCTGGCCAAGGACTCGCTGAACCGGTTCGCCAAGGACGGCACGCCGGTCGGGGACATGTACCCCAACCACTGGGGAAACCGGCACATCACCTGGTCGTATGTGCCGGCGCCCGGCTACACCGGTGACATCTCCATCGGGTTCATGGCGAACGCCAAGCCCTACTGGCCCGCCATCGCCATCACCCACCTCGCCAACGGCATCCACGGCGTGGAGTACTTCGACGGCAGCGCCTGGCAGCCGGCGCAGCGTCAGACCGACATGGGCCAGGCGTTTGTCATCGCGCCGACCGCCACGAACGGCACCAGCTACCGCATCCGCGTCCGGGACGCGGACGACGCCCTCGTCCAGGGCGGCCGCACCTACAGCTTCACCATGCCGAGCTCCTGCTCCAACGGCTGCTCAAGCCCGTTCACCGGGGTCTCGTACACGACGGACGGCGGCACCGGTGGCACAACGGCCGGCACGACCAGCGGCACAACGGCCGGCACGACCAGCGGCGGGACCGGCGGGGACACCACCCCGCCGACCGCGCCCGGGCAGCCCTCGGTGACCGGTACCACCAGCACCACCGTCTCGCTGACCTGGGGCGCCGCCACCGACAATGTGGGCGTCACCGGCTACAACGTCTACCGCGACGGCCTGCTGGTGGCCTCGCCGGTCGGCACCAGCTACACCGACACCGGGCTGACCCCCTCCACCGCGTACTCCTACAGCATCAAGGCCCGCGACGCGGCGGGCAATCTCTCGGCTGCCTCCGGCACCGTCACCGCCACCACCTCGGCCACCAGCGGCGGGGGAGGCCAGAACAGCGGCTGCGCCGCTTCCTGGCACCTGGACAGCCAGTGGAACGCGGGCTTCGGCGCCACGGTGACCGTCTCCAACACCGGTACCGCCGCCACCCGCAGCTGGAAGGTCACCTGGACCTGGCCGGGCGGGCAGACCGCCACCGACCACTGGAACGCCGACCTCACCCAGACCGGCACCGGGGTCACCGCCACCAGCCTCGGCTACAACGGCTCGCTGGCCCCCAAGGGCACCACCACCTTCGGCTTCAACGCCACCGGCACCGCGCCCACCACCGCCCCCGCCCTCTCCTGCACCGCCACCTGATCCCACCCCGCTCCCTCGGTTCCCTCGGTCCGGCCGGGCTGCCCCGCAGCCCGGCCGGACCCGGCCGTGCACCAGGAGGCCGGGTCGTGCCACTGTCGTCCGGCCGGGCGGAGCGGAAAAATGCCCCCATGGACGACGAGACGGCACCAAGCCGCGCAGACCAGCTCCGCCTGTACCTGGAATCGCTGCGGATCCGGATGGACCCCGACCAGTTCCGGGTGCTGGGCCGCATGATCACGGGCCCGCTGAAGCTGATCGAGTCCGGGGCGGACACCGTCGACGCGGACATCCCCGACGAGGACGAGCGGTTCCTCACCCGGGAGGTGCGGGACGAGTTCCTGGTCGTCATGGGCATCCTGGCCACCGGCCGGATGGACCAGCAGGTCGTGGACCTGGGCAGCGGCATCACCACCGTGGTGAGCGCCGAGGTCGCCGAGGACCCGGTCAGGCTCCAGGAGCTGCGGGACTGGGCCGCCGCCCGCCGCCGCCAGCAGGAGGAGACCGACGCGGTGCTGCGCGGGATCGAGCAGGCCTCGCAGGACGACACCGTGGAGTGACCGCCCAGGCGAGGGCGGCAGCGATCCGGCCGGAGCGGAGCCGCAGGGGCCCGCCCCGGCCGGAGCCGGGTCAGAGCTGGGTCACGAGCCGGGTCAGGAAGCCGTGGCCGGCAGGCCGTCCCGGACCTCGCGGGCCGCCGCGACCAGGTTCTCCAGCGAGGCCCGGACCTCGGGCCAGCCGCGCGTCTTCAGACCGCAGTCGGGGTTGACCCAGAGCCGTTCGGCGGGAATGGCCTCAAGTCCCTTGCGCAGCAGGGCCGCCGCCTCGTCCGCGCCGGGGACACGCGGGGAGTGGATGTCGTAGACGCCCGGGCCGACCTCGCGGGGGTAGCCGGCGGTGGCGAGTTCATCGGCGACCCGCATATGGGAGCGGGCCGCCTCCAGGCTGATCACATCGGCGTCCAGGTCGTCGATGGCCTGGAGGATGTCACCGAACTCCGCGTAGCACATATGGGTGTGGACCTGGGTGTCCGGGCGGACCCCGCTGGTGGTGAGGCGGAACGCCTCGGTCGCCCAGGCCAGGTACCCGGCCCGGTCGGCACCGCGCAGCGGCAGCGTCTCGCGCAGGGCGGGCTCGTCCACCTGGATCACCGATGTACCGGCCGCCTCCAGGTCGTTCACCTCGTCGCGCAGCGCGAGCGCGACCTGCCGGGCGGTCTCGCCGAGCGGCTGGTCGTCGCGGACGAAGGACCAGGCGAGCATGGTGACCGGACCGGTGAGCATGCCCTTGACCGGGCGGTCGGTGAGCGACTGGGCGTAGGTCGTCCAGCGGACCGTCATCGGCTCGGGGCGGGAGATGTCCCCGGCCAGGATCGGCGGCCGGACATAGCGGGTGCCGTACGACTGGACCCAGCCGTGCTGGGTGGCGAGGTAGCCCGTCAACTGCTCGGCGAAGTACTGCACCATGTCGTTGCGCTCGGGCTCGCCGTGCACCAGGACGTCGATACCGGCCTTCTCCTGGAAGGCGAGGACGTCGCGGATCTCCGCCTTGATGCGCTCCTCGTACGCCGAGGCGTCGATCCGCCCGGTGCGCAGCTCGGCGCGGGCGGTGCGCAGGTCGGCCGTCTGCGGGAAGGAGCCGATGGTCGTGGTCGGCAGCAGCGGCAGCCCGAGGCGGGCGTGCTGCGCGGCGGCCCGCTCCGGGTACGGGTGCGAGCGGCGGGCGTCCTGGTCGGTGACGGCCGCGCTGCGGGCGCGGACCGCCGGGTCGTGGGTGAGTACGGAACCGGCTCGGGAGGCCAGGTCGGCGCGGTTGGCGGCGAGTTCGGCGGCGATGAGGTCGGTGCCCTGGGCGAGCCCTCGGGCCAGGGTGACGATCTCGGCGGTCTTCTGGCGGGCGAAGGCCAGCCAGCGGGCGATCTGCGGGTCGATGTCACGCTCGGCCGAGGCGTCCAGCGGGACGTGCAGCAGGGAGCAGGAGGACGCCACATCGACCCGGTCGGCGAGTCCCAGGAGCGTGCCCAGGGTGGCCAGGGACTTCTCGAAGTCGTTGATCCAGACATTGCGGCCGTTGACGACTCCGGCGAGCAGGCGCTTGCCGGGCAGCCCGCCGACGGCCGCGAGGTCGCCGAGGTTGGCGGCGGCGGCGCCGGTGAAGTCCAGGGCCAGCCCCTCGACGGGGGCCTTGGCCAGGACCGGAAGGGCCTCGCCCAGCCGGTCGAAGTAGGAGGCGACCAGCAGCTTCGGCCGGTCGGTGAGACCGCCCAGCTCACGGTAGGCGCGGGCGGCGGCGTTCAGCTCGGCCGGGGTGCGGTCCTGCACCAGGGCCGGTTCGTCCAGCTGCACCCACTCGGCACCGGCGGAACGCAGGTCGGCGAGCGCCTCGGCGTACACCGGCAGCAGCCGGTCCAGCAGGGCCAGCGGCTCGAAGTCCGCCGCGACGCCGGGGGCGGGCTTCGCCAGCAGGAGGTAGGTGACCGGGCCGATCAGCACCGGGCGCGCGGTGAGGCCGAGCGCCAGCGCCTCCGTGAGCTCGGCGACCTGCTTGGCGGTGTCGGCGCTGAACGCGGTGTCGGGGCCCAGCTCCGGGACCAGGTAGTGGTAGTTGGTGTCGAACCACTTGGTCATCTCCAGCGGCGCCACATCCTGGGTGCCGCGCGCCATCGCGAAGTAGCCGTCCAGGGCGTCCGCCTCGACGGCGGCGCGGTGCCGGGCGGGGATCGCGCCGACCATCACGCTGGTGTCCAGGACGTGGTCATAGAGCGAGAAGTCGCCGGTCGGCACCTCGTGGATGCCGGCGTCGGCGAGCAGCCGCCAGTTGGCGCGGCGCAGTTCGGCGGCCGTGTCCCGGAGGGCGCCGGCGGTGACGCGGCCCTGCCAGTACCCCTCGATGGCCTTCTTCAGTTCCCGGTTCCGGCCCGGGCGTGGGTAGCCGTACACGGTTCCCCGTGCTGCCGCGGCTGCGGACGTGCTGGTCACAAGACTCTCCTTCGCGAGCATGTCTCCGACGACCCCGGGACGGGTCGTAGGCGCGAAGGGTGGCAAGACCGGGCGGACCGCGACGATCTGCCGTCGCATGTCTCCGCCTGATATGTACGCCGACCCGCCCACGAGGTCACCGGGATCTCCGCGCGCGTCGGTTGCGCACGGGCAGTGGCAGGTCTTCGGACTCGTGGGCACGTCTGCCGGGGCAGACACCTACTGGCCGTCGCTTCCCAGGCCCGTACCGGGCCCAGTGCATATGACGGCGGTCGTTCCCGCTCACCGCTGCGGGGCAGTCCCGGATTCCCACCGGGTTCCCTCTTGCGACGCGTCTGCCTGGCGGGCAGGGCGAACCAGCTGCGCCGGTCAGCCTAGGCGCTGGGGCGGGTCCGGGACAGCACCGTTCACATGTCGGATGGTGAGATGAGACACGGGCGGACCTGCGGCAGGGGGGCTCTGGACTTACTAGGACGCCCAACTATATGTTCATGGACAAGGCCCGCGGTGCAGGGAAGCCGGTGCGAATCCGGCGCGGTCCCGCCACTGTGACCGGGGAGTGCGTCGCTGAGACACGCCACTGACGTGCAGGACGTCGGGAAGGCAGACGGGGCGCGTTGATCCGGGAGTCAGGATACATGGTCGCCTGGATGATCGACCGCTACGGCGACCAGGCCCAGCGCGCCCGCTGGCTGCCCGCCCTCTGGCATCGTCATGACCCGCACCGGCGGAGAGGGGGCGGACGGCGTCTCCGCGTCTGTCGTCGACCGCGACGATCCGCAGGCAGCCCAGCTCTGCGCCGTGGCCAAGCGGTTCGCCACCGACACCGGCTACTCCGTGGCCGACCGCGCCCGGCAACTGCACGGCGGCTACGGCTATCTGACCGACTATGGCATCGAGAAGATCGTCCGTGACCTTCGGGTCCACCGCATCCTGGAAGGAACCAACGAGATCATGAGCCTGATCGTGGCCCGTGGACTGACCGGGGCCGCCCGATGACCGACGACGACTCCGTCCTGGTGCGCACCGAGGGCCGCGCGGCCTACCTCACCCTCAACCGGCCCCGGGCCCTCAACGCGCTCAACCACGCCATGGTGCTCCGCCTCGGGGCGGCCCTCACCGCAGCGGAGCGTGACCCCGCCGTGCAGACCGTGGTGATCAGCGGCGCGGGGGAGCGCGGCCTCTGCGCGGGCGGCGACATCCGCTCCATTTACCAGGACGTACGCTCCGGCGGCGGCGCGGCCTCGGCGGCGTTCTGGCGCGACGAGTACCGGCTCAATGCCCGCATCGCCCACTACCCCAAGCCCTATGTCGCCCTGATGGACGGCATCGTGATGGGCGGCGGCGTCGGCGTCTCGGCCCACGGCAGCGTACGGATCGTCACCGAGCGGTCCAGAGTCGCCATGCCCGAGACCGGCATCGGCTTCGTACCGGACGTCGGCGGCACCCATCTGCTCTCCCTCGCCCCTGGAGAGCTGGGCACCCACCTGGCGCTCACCGGGACGCCGGTGGGCGCCGGGGACGCCCTGCTGTGCGGGCTCGCCGACCACTTCGTCCCGGCGGGCCGGCTGCCCGGACTGCTCGCCGACCTCGCCGATGCCCCTGTGCCGGAGGTGCTGCCCCGGTACGTCGGCGAGGCACCGGCGGGCGAGCTGGCCGCCCACCGGGAGTGGATCGACCACTGCTACGCGGCCGACAGCGTCGAGGAGATCCTGGACCGGCTGCTCGGCAGCGGCGCAGCGGCCGCGAAGGAAGCCGCAGCGACCATCCTCACCCGATCCCCCACCTCGCTCAAGGTCACCCTGGCGGCGCTGCGCCGCGCCCGGCACCTCGGCCCGCTGGAGCGGGTCCTGGAGCAGGAGTACCGCATCTCCTGCGCCACCCTGTCCGCACCGGACCTGGTGGAGGGCATCCGCGCCCAGGTGATCGACAAGGACCGCGACCCGCACTGGTCCCCGGCCACCCTCGCCGAGGTCACCGAGTCGGACGTGGCCCGCTTCTTCGCCCCGCTCGGCGCGCAGGAGCTCTCCTTCGCCGCCGACCCCGCCGACCCCGCCGACCCTGCCGACCCCGTGCAGGAGGTGCCCTGGTGAGCGCCGTCATCGGCTTCATCGGACTCGGCCATATGGGCGGCCCGATGGCCGCCAACCTCGTCAAGGCCGGCCACCGGGTGCGCGGCTGCGACCTGTGGCCGAGTCCCTGGCGGGGCGGCTGCCGACTCCGGCGTCGAGCCCGCCTCCTCCCGCCTCGCGAGCCGCGAGCCGCGGGGCGGGAGGAGCATCGAATCAGACATAAGGCGCAGACCGGGATGCTTACCCCCGCGATACGAGGGAATGAGCGGCGTGGAGGCTACTCATCCGGGAGATCGGAGGACCCCGTGATCGCCCTCGGAATCATCCTCCTCATCATCGGCTTCATCTTCCACATCGCCATCCTCTGGACCATCGGGATCATCCTGGCCGTCATCGGGGCCATCCTGTGGATCCTGGGGTCGTTGGGACACGCGATCGGCGGTCGACGCCACTACTGGTAGGACCGTCCGGAAG is part of the Peterkaempfera bronchialis genome and encodes:
- a CDS encoding NAD-dependent epimerase/dehydratase family protein, coding for MRILVLGGTSFVGRAIVDDALRTGAEVTLFGRGRTGTDLFPGVPRRIGDRDTGDYAALRDGSWDAVVDVSGYVPRHVGQAMEVLGDRVGRYLFLSSQAVYERTGVGPGSDEDTPPRPPVRDTEELNEDTYGPLKAACEDDVLARYGSRATIVRPGKVAGPYDVQSGLTYWVRRAARGGRVALPGSPEQPVQVVDSRDLARLVVRLLADDRPGAFHAVGPAEPTTMAELITTCARVAGSRVEVVPVPPEAVPPFFPLTRPRSRWSTQQRSPARARAAGMPATPLAVTAADVLAWDRERGEPPLEYGLSPAEEAQLLAGA
- a CDS encoding cellulose binding domain-containing protein, which encodes MITPRTTPRSLLTALLAALALVTAVCTTASTSASAAVSASYTGNATYFDALGSPYGGCGVPQANLDSQNFVALNVFNTPGSSSYNTRPVPAQDAAKMGAFANGLNCGRWVQVTIGDYCTGINDGDINQPFCRNGSWTQDKYNGATLNMLVADSCADPNGWCRNDPNHLDLAKDSLNRFAKDGTPVGDMYPNHWGNRHITWSYVPAPGYTGDISIGFMANAKPYWPAIAITHLANGIHGVEYFDGSAWQPAQRQTDMGQAFVIAPTATNGTSYRIRVRDADDALVQGGRTYSFTMPSSCSNGCSSPFTGVSYTTDGGTGGTTAGTTSGTTAGTTSGGTGGDTTPPTAPGQPSVTGTTSTTVSLTWGAATDNVGVTGYNVYRDGLLVASPVGTSYTDTGLTPSTAYSYSIKARDAAGNLSAASGTVTATTSATSGGGGQNSGCAASWHLDSQWNAGFGATVTVSNTGTAATRSWKVTWTWPGGQTATDHWNADLTQTGTGVTATSLGYNGSLAPKGTTTFGFNATGTAPTTAPALSCTAT
- the metE gene encoding 5-methyltetrahydropteroyltriglutamate--homocysteine S-methyltransferase, with the protein product MTSTSAAAAARGTVYGYPRPGRNRELKKAIEGYWQGRVTAGALRDTAAELRRANWRLLADAGIHEVPTGDFSLYDHVLDTSVMVGAIPARHRAAVEADALDGYFAMARGTQDVAPLEMTKWFDTNYHYLVPELGPDTAFSADTAKQVAELTEALALGLTARPVLIGPVTYLLLAKPAPGVAADFEPLALLDRLLPVYAEALADLRSAGAEWVQLDEPALVQDRTPAELNAAARAYRELGGLTDRPKLLVASYFDRLGEALPVLAKAPVEGLALDFTGAAAANLGDLAAVGGLPGKRLLAGVVNGRNVWINDFEKSLATLGTLLGLADRVDVASSCSLLHVPLDASAERDIDPQIARWLAFARQKTAEIVTLARGLAQGTDLIAAELAANRADLASRAGSVLTHDPAVRARSAAVTDQDARRSHPYPERAAAQHARLGLPLLPTTTIGSFPQTADLRTARAELRTGRIDASAYEERIKAEIRDVLAFQEKAGIDVLVHGEPERNDMVQYFAEQLTGYLATQHGWVQSYGTRYVRPPILAGDISRPEPMTVRWTTYAQSLTDRPVKGMLTGPVTMLAWSFVRDDQPLGETARQVALALRDEVNDLEAAGTSVIQVDEPALRETLPLRGADRAGYLAWATEAFRLTTSGVRPDTQVHTHMCYAEFGDILQAIDDLDADVISLEAARSHMRVADELATAGYPREVGPGVYDIHSPRVPGADEAAALLRKGLEAIPAERLWVNPDCGLKTRGWPEVRASLENLVAAAREVRDGLPATAS
- a CDS encoding enoyl-CoA hydratase/isomerase family protein — translated: MTDDDSVLVRTEGRAAYLTLNRPRALNALNHAMVLRLGAALTAAERDPAVQTVVISGAGERGLCAGGDIRSIYQDVRSGGGAASAAFWRDEYRLNARIAHYPKPYVALMDGIVMGGGVGVSAHGSVRIVTERSRVAMPETGIGFVPDVGGTHLLSLAPGELGTHLALTGTPVGAGDALLCGLADHFVPAGRLPGLLADLADAPVPEVLPRYVGEAPAGELAAHREWIDHCYAADSVEEILDRLLGSGAAAAKEAAATILTRSPTSLKVTLAALRRARHLGPLERVLEQEYRISCATLSAPDLVEGIRAQVIDKDRDPHWSPATLAEVTESDVARFFAPLGAQELSFAADPADPADPADPVQEVPW
- a CDS encoding DUF6131 family protein — translated: MIALGIILLIIGFIFHIAILWTIGIILAVIGAILWILGSLGHAIGGRRHYW